GTTCCAGTTTGGCAAGTTATGAGCAGATATGGGGTATGTCTCACCTTTCATGCCTGTAAGACTGGTTACTTCATTCTTCACTCCTAGTTCCCTATAGGTGAATGACCAAAAGTAAGGGGTGACCTACAAAAGTTAATATGAAGAgaccaaagagttcttctctctctctctctctctctctctctctcacacacacacacacacacagagtctGCATTTGGGAAACTTGTCATTATTTATCAATGTTTCTGGTGATGTCATAAATAAAGAGTGGAATTATCAACTTATGTAAATCCCCCAATTTTGTCTTATCTTGAAAGGTTTAAAAGTAGAGATTGTAGGGAAAAAGGATGACCAAGATTAAGCTAGTAGATTCCAACTATTTCTGCTTCCCTCCCAATCTTAACTTCTTGATTGAAATGAAAGAGGCACAATTGTTGTGTCTGTGGAGCGTCTCTTTATTGCTGTTGTCACTGCCAAGTCTTCTTTTATCATTGCTGATGCATCCATAACATGCTTTGCTGTGGTGCTGCCAATGACTCATTGTCTAGTTTTATAGCAGTTAAGCTGTTGATTCAGATTTTGTGCTTACTGCTGATGttttagatttcaaaagaaaAGGAAATGAGGAGGTGGCTAGAAGGGGACAGTAAAAGTGGGAAATATATAAGAAACAAGTTTGGGAACAAACTAGTCTACTTGGGAGATTTTCGTGTTGTTATGCTTGGCTGTGGGTAGGAGTTTCTTTCTAAATAATGCCAAATGTCGTCACTATTGATACAACCGATTTACCTTGGCTCCTGGCAAAGCCACAGTTTCCAATTGACACTCATGTCCTTGGTCTTGCTTGAGTCATTCTATTTTTACAATGTCTATTTCACCAGGTGAAGTATTTATATTGCAGTAGTTGTAAAATCTGGATCCAACTTAGTCAAATGGATGATTTTGTGGAGGCTAATAATTCCAAATATCTAGAGCTAAATTAAATATGAGGGTCTCTTCAGATTCGGCAATCAAGGACACTAAAAGTTAGAAGCTCGATCGGTTCACATGCCTTTGGTGCTAGAAATTGGACCACATGGGTTAAGTATGTCATCTTGGGAACTTAAGTTGACTAAAGAGGATAAAGGTTGAGTTAATGTGTAGCTTAAGGGGGGGCAATGTTGTTAAAAGAGAGGCTAGGAGGGTGCAAGGcctttggcttttttttttttttttgatgtcttGCGATCATGGTGAGACTCTCTGATGTTGTGAAAGACAAGTCAGATACTTTGTCAAACTTTTATAGTGGGTTAGGCTGAAGAGAATAATATCCATTTGCAGGGTGATGCTGCATCATCAAAATCTGAGTTCTGCTATTAGACTCCGAGATCAATTTTAATAATGAGTTTTTGTTGTATATTTCGTGTGGACTACTTGAACAATCAGCTTGTGAGGTTAGTTGAAATACTGCATTGTTGAACAAGGTATAATTGTTTGGGAatgtgatatatttttttttttttttggcaagctTTTACTTCCTCTGGACtgtttaaaatattttagatattgtAAATAATAATACTAAATATATAATACTCCTTTTTCAAGGCACAGATTTTTCAAATGAAAGAGTGTTAATATTAGCCTGGTCTTAAAAAGATAATGCAATAGTTGGGATTCCTTTCGTATGACTCACTCATTAATAGCTCTACTCTAAAGTTATGCTGATTATCATTTTGGTTCCACAGGCAGATTTCGATTTATGCACTGATTGCTACAATGATGGGAAATTTGGTTCAGGCATGGCACCAACTGATTTCATTCTTATGGATTCTGCGGAGGTTGCTGGTGCTAGTGGTGGGAGTTGGACAGATCAGGAAACCCTGCTTCTTCTAGAAGCCTTAGAACTTTTTGGGGAAAACTGGAATGAGATTGCTGAACATGTTGCCACGAAAACCAAGCTCAATGCATCTTGCACTTTCTTCAAATGCCTATCGAGGATTCTTTTTTGGAAGGTGAAGATGATTCTAAAAACAATATCCAGGAAAATAGGGACCCTGCTTCAGCAGATAAAGAATTGGGTCCTGTAAATGTTCCCGAACCAATGCAAGTTGAAAATGCTGAAGCAAAAGTAGAACCAGCTGCGGTAAATGTTCCTGGCACAGCGGATGCTGAAAATACAGATGCAAAAAAAGAATCAACTGCTGCTCATGTTTCCAGAACAACAGAAGCTGAGAATGCAGTAATTAAAGAGGAATCGGCTGCCATAGATGATCTTCAAACAAAGGAAGTTGAAAATGCAGGTGATGCCGATCAAGCTATAACTTCTGCAACTGATGCTACGGAGGAAAAAAGTACTGTTGATGTTgagatttctcatgaaactgaTGTCAGCATTGCTATTGATGCATTGAAGACAGCATTTCATGCTGTTGGTTACTTTCCTGAAGGAGAAGGGTTAGGTTCATTTGCGGAAGCAGGAAACCCAGTCATGGCCTTGGTAAGTACACATAAAAAACTTTGAAAATAATTTggctttttttctttgtttgtggATGCTAAACATGGTTCAATGTTCCCTTTGCAGGCCGCATTCTTAGTAGGTCTGGTGGAACGTGATGTTGCTACAACCTCATGCCGCAGTTCCTTGAAAGCCATGTCAGAGGAGTCTCCTGGCATCCAGCTTGCCACAAGGCATTGTTTTATTCTTGAAGATCCACCAAATGATGTAAAGGATCCGCCAAATGATGGAAAGGATCCACCAGCGTGTGTAAGGTTTGTGAACTAGCCATATGCAATAGTATCCTACTGTAATATTGTGATAGTTCGTATGCTTGTCATGATAAATAAAATGTAAAATGTAGTGCTGTTGCTGACATGGGTCATGAGGAGTCTCATAAAGACGTGAGCCAACACCAAATTTGGAAGGCACCGATAAATCGAACGACTGCACTGACAAGAATCAGGAGAATGCTGTTTCTCTAGAGAATGAAAAGAACTTGTCCACTGCATCACAAGATTGCACACAGAAACAACCTGATGCAAATGAATCATGCGATGCAGAGTTCCCATCAGAGAAAGCACCTAACACCATTAAGGATTCTGTTGATCAGGCTTCACCAGGGGAGCAGATTATGTCAAGTGCTCCAAAGGATGCGAGTGATTCTGCTTTGCCTGTAGTCTCTTCACCAAGTAATACAAAAGAACCAGGAGATTTAGCTTCACCAGGAGAAAAGGCACAATTgcagagaagaaaaaagatgatgTAAAATCTTCAGAGGACAAACCTAGTATTATGAAGGAGACAGGTGACCTAGCTTCGCCAGACAAGGTCGAACAACATTCAGATACATTGAAGGCTTCAGATACAAAGGCTATTTCAGCTGGTCTGGAAGAACAGGGGCCGCAGCAAACAACTGGAAACGGTTCAGCAGTTGAAATTGGGGAGAAAACAGGTATGATGTTGAAGTTCTCTGATAGGTTTCATATCGTGAACCATTTTGTGCCTATATTGAAGACTCTCCAAGGATATCTCTTCCTGAAATCTACAGAGACATCATGGTAGAAAGAAATATACCTGAAAATCTATGTCGTAATTATAGAAATAAAATGTCTAAAGTCTAAACAACTCATTAACCTTCAACTAAGCCTTAGTCCCCTACTAGTTGAGATTGGCTAGAAA
This genomic window from Elaeis guineensis isolate ETL-2024a chromosome 13, EG11, whole genome shotgun sequence contains:
- the LOC105055948 gene encoding LOW QUALITY PROTEIN: SWI/SNF complex subunit SWI3D (The sequence of the model RefSeq protein was modified relative to this genomic sequence to represent the inferred CDS: inserted 3 bases in 3 codons); this translates as MEGKGRDVPPAQTNAAAAPPPVVAETLVEGPRRRAGAAKRKAGSTASSSSSAPSKRHAKERNPIHHLPPVHNGPCTRARQTPNKVAAGVQRTTEALPVDSGGKGGSAAGDPAEVEEEELVEEPLVDADFELVRSRGANVHAVPAPAGWFSWKRIHPVEKQMLASFFNGKSENRTPDIYMEIRNYIMKKFHADPQTQVELKDLSDLSVGDMDARQEVMEFLDHWGLINFHPFPPTKPDVANSDADSGAKTPSLVDKLYQFETVNSFARYVPKKTELSVPAATPWLLRESSLADDLVRPVGPSVEYHCNSCSGDCSRKRYHCQKQADFDLCTDCYNDGKFGSGMAPTDFILMDSAEVAGASGGSWTDQETLLLLEALELFGENWNEIAEHVATKTKXQCILHFLQMPIEDSFLEGEDDSKNNIQENRDPASADKELGPVNVPEPMQVENAEAKVEPAAVNVPGTADAENTDAKKESTAAHVSRTTEAENAVIKEESAAIDDLQTKEVENAGDADQAITSATDATEEKSTVDVEISHETDVSIAIDALKTAFHAVGYFPEGEGLGSFAEAGNPVMALAAFLVGLVERDVATTSCRSSLKAMSEESPGIQLATRHCFILEDPPNDVKDPPNDGKDPPACVSAVADMGHEESHKDVSXTPNLEGTDKSNDCTDKNQENAVSLENEKNLSTASQDCTQKQPDANESCDAEFPSEKAPNTIKDSVDQASPGEQIMSSAPKDASDSALPVVSSPSNTKEPGDLASPGEKAQXAEKKKDDVKSSEDKPSIMKETGDLASPDKVEQHSDTLKASDTKAISAGLEEQGPQQTTGNGSAVEIGEKTDESNKKESPSNDEKNCDSTATNDDHNIDRLKRAAVTALSAAAVKARLLAKLEEDHIRQLVSLVIEKQLQKLEAKLTLFTDIESVIMRVREQTDRARQRLLHERSQIIAARLGRPTSSFRANPPNLPTSRIAMGYGTTGPRPLNMAAQKPPPMRRP